A portion of the Actomonas aquatica genome contains these proteins:
- a CDS encoding NAD(P)/FAD-dependent oxidoreductase, giving the protein MSTTQENQLPHIVVLGAGFGGLSFARSFPTTKARITVVDRQNHHLFQPLLYQVATAGLAAPDIAQPIRTILRDKPNLEVLMAEVTAVDAENHRVVLDGGELHYDYLVVALGGKTSYFGKDEWAEYAPGLKSLDDAMRLRRNLLLAYERAERESDPEKRQVLMTTVVVGGGPTGVELAGSFADLAQTVLYRDFDHIDPREARIILVDGGDRLLGNFPPELSAHAEKTLRVRGVEIYTGTRVTDVRAGEVDFGDQTVQAGNIVWAAGVGASPVTESLGAERDRAGRILVEPDFSVPGHPEIFAIGDLVSLTDTKGVKVPGVAQGAMQAGEHVAKAIEGDLDLKTLREPGLRPAFAYWDKGDMATIGRSAAVARIGKLKLRGWFAWVAWLALHLAFLVGLRNRISVLIQWIYAYCTYKRGARIIMGMTRLGPPGRQLDKPHRETVPAAGRDPEPVGAGSR; this is encoded by the coding sequence ATGTCCACGACTCAGGAAAACCAGCTTCCTCATATTGTCGTGCTCGGGGCCGGCTTCGGCGGCCTGAGCTTCGCGCGGTCATTCCCGACCACCAAGGCGCGAATCACGGTCGTGGACCGGCAAAACCACCACCTTTTCCAGCCCTTGCTCTACCAAGTGGCGACCGCCGGTTTGGCGGCGCCCGACATCGCGCAACCCATTCGCACGATCCTGCGCGATAAACCCAACCTTGAGGTCCTGATGGCCGAGGTGACGGCGGTGGACGCCGAGAACCATCGTGTGGTGCTCGATGGCGGTGAGTTGCACTACGACTACCTCGTGGTAGCACTTGGGGGAAAGACCTCCTACTTCGGCAAGGACGAGTGGGCGGAGTATGCGCCGGGGCTTAAGTCGCTCGACGATGCCATGCGTTTGCGCCGCAACCTGCTGCTGGCCTACGAACGGGCCGAGCGCGAATCCGATCCGGAGAAACGCCAGGTGCTTATGACGACGGTCGTGGTGGGCGGCGGTCCAACAGGAGTGGAATTGGCGGGCTCGTTTGCCGATTTGGCCCAGACGGTCCTGTATCGAGATTTTGACCACATCGACCCGCGTGAGGCCCGTATCATTCTGGTGGATGGCGGCGATCGACTGCTAGGCAATTTTCCGCCGGAGCTTTCGGCCCATGCCGAAAAAACGCTGCGCGTTCGTGGCGTGGAGATTTACACCGGCACCCGGGTGACTGACGTGCGCGCTGGCGAAGTCGACTTTGGCGATCAGACCGTGCAGGCCGGCAACATCGTGTGGGCCGCCGGGGTGGGTGCGAGTCCGGTGACGGAGTCGCTCGGCGCCGAGCGAGATCGGGCGGGCCGCATCCTGGTGGAACCCGATTTCAGTGTGCCGGGACATCCGGAGATTTTTGCCATTGGTGACTTGGTTTCGCTTACCGACACCAAGGGCGTGAAGGTTCCGGGCGTGGCGCAGGGCGCGATGCAGGCGGGTGAACACGTGGCGAAAGCAATCGAAGGCGATTTGGATTTGAAGACCCTGCGTGAGCCCGGACTGCGACCGGCGTTCGCGTATTGGGATAAAGGTGACATGGCGACGATCGGGCGTTCGGCGGCCGTGGCGCGCATCGGCAAACTCAAGCTGCGCGGCTGGTTCGCGTGGGTGGCGTGGCTGGCGCTGCACTTGGCCTTCCTCGTCGGTCTGCGCAATCGCATCTCGGTGTTGATCCAATGGATCTATGCTTACTGCACCTACAAGCGCGGCGCGCGTATCATCATGGGCATGACACGGCTTGGCCCGCCCGGGCGGCAGTTGGACAAACCGCACCGCGAGACCGTGCCGGCGGCCGGGCGTGACCCGGAGCCGGTGGGAGCGGGCTCGCGCTGA
- a CDS encoding cupin domain-containing protein has protein sequence MSAAQAINLRAKVAKLDAHWSPRVIGELDDHYAKVAKLKGSFTWHKHDDEDELFLVIDGRLKIEFEDHSVDLGPGEMCIVPRGVLHNPVAAEECSVLLIEKKSTQQTGDNATAQTKSIADQLRPL, from the coding sequence ATGAGCGCCGCCCAAGCCATCAACCTGCGCGCCAAAGTCGCCAAACTCGACGCCCACTGGTCGCCGCGCGTGATCGGTGAACTCGACGACCACTACGCCAAGGTCGCCAAACTCAAAGGCTCCTTCACCTGGCATAAACACGACGACGAAGATGAACTGTTCCTCGTCATCGACGGCCGGTTGAAGATCGAGTTCGAAGACCACAGCGTCGACCTCGGCCCGGGCGAGATGTGCATCGTGCCGCGCGGCGTGCTGCACAACCCCGTCGCCGCCGAAGAGTGCAGCGTGCTGCTCATCGAAAAAAAGAGCACACAACAAACCGGCGACAACGCCACCGCCCAAACCAAGAGCATCGCCGACCAACTCCGGCCGCTGTAA
- a CDS encoding DJ-1/PfpI family protein, with product MRSIALLLFDDVEVLDFAGPFEVFSVTRELNQDALFKVHTVGVTAGTIRARNGLKVIPDHTLESVPPTDVLIIPGGAGTRQLLHQESTIEWIRHRARHHTEIILSVCTGALLLARANLLDGLTVTTHHSTLDLLTDLAPNATVDPAQRFHDNGKIITAAGISAGIDASLHLVARLHGEDTARRTAIYMEYPWPNSTS from the coding sequence ATGCGTTCCATCGCTCTGCTGCTATTTGATGATGTCGAGGTGCTCGACTTCGCCGGTCCGTTTGAAGTCTTCAGCGTCACCCGCGAGCTCAACCAAGACGCCCTCTTCAAAGTCCACACCGTCGGCGTGACCGCGGGCACCATTCGTGCCCGCAACGGCCTCAAAGTCATCCCCGACCACACCCTCGAGTCGGTGCCCCCGACCGATGTGCTCATCATCCCCGGCGGCGCCGGCACCCGCCAACTCCTGCATCAGGAGTCCACCATCGAATGGATCCGGCACCGCGCCCGCCACCACACCGAGATCATCCTCTCGGTCTGCACCGGCGCCCTCCTGCTCGCCCGCGCCAACCTCCTCGACGGCCTCACCGTCACCACGCACCACTCGACGCTCGACTTGCTCACCGACCTCGCCCCCAACGCGACCGTCGACCCGGCGCAGCGCTTCCACGACAACGGCAAGATCATCACCGCCGCCGGCATCAGCGCGGGCATCGACGCCTCGCTCCACCTCGTCGCCCGCCTCCACGGCGAAGACACCGCCCGCCGCACCGCCATCTACATGGAATACCCCTGGCCCAATTCCACCTCATGA
- a CDS encoding response regulator: MQAHHILSIDDEDIIRELLGELLEAHGYRFTGVGTPHEALNIARSDPPDLIITDLQLEESDGLELVEKMAELVPDAPVILLTGILFDSQTVNETLSNKISTYISKTAPLSDLLAEVKRLLKDR; the protein is encoded by the coding sequence GTGCAAGCCCACCACATCCTCTCCATCGACGACGAAGACATCATTCGCGAGCTCCTCGGCGAGTTGCTCGAAGCCCATGGCTATCGCTTTACCGGCGTCGGCACCCCTCACGAAGCCCTCAACATCGCGCGCTCCGATCCGCCCGACCTCATCATCACCGACCTCCAGCTCGAGGAATCCGACGGACTCGAACTGGTCGAAAAGATGGCCGAACTCGTGCCCGATGCCCCCGTCATCCTGCTCACCGGTATCCTTTTCGACAGTCAGACGGTGAACGAAACCCTCTCCAACAAGATCTCCACCTACATCAGCAAAACCGCCCCCCTCAGCGACCTCCTGGCCGAAGTAAAGCGCCTCCTCAAGGACCGCTGA
- a CDS encoding CHASE3 domain-containing protein, with amino-acid sequence MDRTFRTILIVFLVVAALSVGVVVVSMRNIQRAAKASDWVNHTHAFITEVDGIVASLRHAEGALHTYLLTRSELQRDDYRDAFAELAEHVEVAKALAASNEANAAHIATLEAALGQRAQLARDLLNHQRAGEDDAVQELLTSDAAADGLQELLRQAHHIRAQQIEALNQRDQAAYAYDQTSRTTLFIGASLNVLILLGTAWFIRDDLNARRRATALLQSDNERLEARVAERTAELSEANTKLKAENLESRWKNQALGHQLRYNHLIIDSINELVLVITKARNISRVNPAVLRATGLEMPDLVDRPLSDCVALDAPPDGAPLLDPVKDALRSGQDLRDRPAALKDKNGDPVPVRFSLYPLRDNDKVVGGVVTLHLVSTGS; translated from the coding sequence ATGGACCGAACCTTCCGCACCATCCTCATCGTCTTCCTCGTCGTTGCCGCGCTTTCCGTCGGCGTCGTCGTGGTCTCGATGCGCAACATCCAGCGAGCTGCCAAAGCCTCCGACTGGGTCAACCACACCCACGCCTTCATCACCGAAGTGGACGGCATCGTCGCCTCCCTCCGCCACGCCGAGGGCGCCCTGCACACCTACCTGCTCACCCGCAGCGAGCTGCAGCGCGATGACTACCGCGACGCCTTCGCCGAACTCGCCGAACACGTTGAGGTCGCCAAAGCCCTCGCCGCTTCAAATGAGGCCAACGCCGCCCACATCGCCACGCTCGAAGCCGCCCTCGGTCAACGCGCCCAGCTCGCCCGTGACCTGCTCAACCACCAACGCGCCGGCGAGGACGACGCCGTGCAGGAGCTGCTCACCAGCGACGCCGCCGCCGATGGCCTGCAAGAACTCCTTCGCCAAGCCCATCACATCCGGGCCCAACAGATCGAAGCCCTCAACCAACGCGACCAAGCGGCCTACGCCTACGATCAAACGTCCCGCACCACCCTCTTCATCGGCGCCAGCCTCAACGTGCTCATCCTCCTCGGCACCGCCTGGTTCATCCGCGACGACCTCAACGCCCGCCGTCGCGCCACCGCGCTGCTCCAATCCGACAACGAACGCCTCGAAGCCCGCGTCGCCGAACGCACCGCCGAGCTTTCCGAAGCCAACACCAAGCTCAAAGCCGAGAACCTCGAGAGCCGCTGGAAAAACCAGGCCCTTGGTCACCAGCTGCGCTACAACCACCTCATCATCGACTCCATCAACGAGCTCGTCCTCGTCATCACCAAGGCCCGCAACATCTCCCGCGTGAATCCCGCCGTGCTGCGCGCCACCGGCCTGGAAATGCCCGACCTCGTCGACCGCCCACTCTCCGACTGCGTGGCCCTCGATGCCCCGCCCGACGGCGCTCCGTTGCTCGACCCCGTCAAGGACGCTCTGCGCAGCGGCCAGGACCTGCGCGACCGCCCCGCCGCGCTGAAAGATAAAAACGGCGACCCCGTGCCGGTCCGCTTCTCGCTCTATCCCCTGCGCGACAACGACAAGGTCGTGGGCGGCGTCGTCACCCTTCACCTCGTTTCCACTGGTTCCTGA